The following coding sequences lie in one Arachis hypogaea cultivar Tifrunner chromosome 4, arahy.Tifrunner.gnm2.J5K5, whole genome shotgun sequence genomic window:
- the LOC112795909 gene encoding uncharacterized protein isoform X1, which translates to MESRRSKAMAAQKNGRRSNQERKMALIQDVDKLKRKLRHEENVHSILNTCFLSCQEQSRSGCTRTEKARHWRWISWDVLLTYCSRMQTLHPWCFCVFHFLTWHHINSTISFIEENNAGNAAAALMARLAPKAKDLPTTVFLLVKLTQRHLRLPGISMRRSGEWGDHLTLQAAADKGIAYAQSNVNKSKKKN; encoded by the exons ATGGAAAGTAGAAGGAGCAAAGCAATGGCTGCACAGAAAAATGGGCGTCGATcaaatcaagaaagaaaaatggctTTGATACAAGAT GTTGATAAATTGAAGAGAAAGCTGAGACATGAAGAGAATGTGCATAGTATACTTAAtacttgctttctttcttgtCAG GAACAAAGTCGAAGTGGCTGCACTAGAACAGAAAAGGCTAGGCATTGGCGATGGATCAGTTGGGATGTTCTCCTCACTTATTGTTCGCGCATGCAG ACATTACATCCCTGGTGCTTTTGTGTGTTCCATTTTCTTACATGGCACCATATCAATTCAACCATCAGTTTCATAGAGGAGAACAATGCTGGTAATGCTGCTGCAGCTCTCATGGCTCGTCTCGCTCCGAAAGCAAAG GACTTGCCAACTACTGTGTTCCTGCTGGTGAAGCTTACACAAAGGCACTTGAGGTTGCCAGGAATATCAATGAGAAG GTCTGGAGAATGGGGAGATCATTTGACATTGCAGGCAGCTGCTGATAAG GGAATTGCATATGCTCAGTCCAATGTAAacaaatcaaagaagaagaactag
- the LOC112795909 gene encoding uncharacterized protein isoform X3, with translation MESRRSKAMAAQKNGRRSNQERKMALIQDVDKLKRKLRHEENVHSILNTCFLSCQEQSRSGCTRTEKARHWRWISWDVLLTYCSRMQTLHPWCFCVFHFLTWHHINSTISFIEENNAGNAAAALMARLAPKAKDLPTTVFLLVKLTQRHLRLPGISMRRSGEWGDHLTLQAAADKLHLRLTVAGSS, from the exons ATGGAAAGTAGAAGGAGCAAAGCAATGGCTGCACAGAAAAATGGGCGTCGATcaaatcaagaaagaaaaatggctTTGATACAAGAT GTTGATAAATTGAAGAGAAAGCTGAGACATGAAGAGAATGTGCATAGTATACTTAAtacttgctttctttcttgtCAG GAACAAAGTCGAAGTGGCTGCACTAGAACAGAAAAGGCTAGGCATTGGCGATGGATCAGTTGGGATGTTCTCCTCACTTATTGTTCGCGCATGCAG ACATTACATCCCTGGTGCTTTTGTGTGTTCCATTTTCTTACATGGCACCATATCAATTCAACCATCAGTTTCATAGAGGAGAACAATGCTGGTAATGCTGCTGCAGCTCTCATGGCTCGTCTCGCTCCGAAAGCAAAG GACTTGCCAACTACTGTGTTCCTGCTGGTGAAGCTTACACAAAGGCACTTGAGGTTGCCAGGAATATCAATGAGAAG GTCTGGAGAATGGGGAGATCATTTGACATTGCAGGCAGCTGCTGATAAG TTGCATCTACGATTAACTGTTGCTGGCAGTAGCTAA
- the LOC112795909 gene encoding uncharacterized protein isoform X2, which yields MESRRSKAMAAQKNGRRSNQERKMALIQDVDKLKRKLRHEENVHSILNTCFLSCQEQSRSGCTRTEKARHWRWISWDVLLTYCSRMQTLHPWCFCVFHFLTWHHINSTISFIEENNAGNAAAALMARLAPKAKDLPTTVFLLVKLTQRHLRLPGISMRRSGEWGDHLTLQAAADKVCYAEIFALIP from the exons ATGGAAAGTAGAAGGAGCAAAGCAATGGCTGCACAGAAAAATGGGCGTCGATcaaatcaagaaagaaaaatggctTTGATACAAGAT GTTGATAAATTGAAGAGAAAGCTGAGACATGAAGAGAATGTGCATAGTATACTTAAtacttgctttctttcttgtCAG GAACAAAGTCGAAGTGGCTGCACTAGAACAGAAAAGGCTAGGCATTGGCGATGGATCAGTTGGGATGTTCTCCTCACTTATTGTTCGCGCATGCAG ACATTACATCCCTGGTGCTTTTGTGTGTTCCATTTTCTTACATGGCACCATATCAATTCAACCATCAGTTTCATAGAGGAGAACAATGCTGGTAATGCTGCTGCAGCTCTCATGGCTCGTCTCGCTCCGAAAGCAAAG GACTTGCCAACTACTGTGTTCCTGCTGGTGAAGCTTACACAAAGGCACTTGAGGTTGCCAGGAATATCAATGAGAAG GTCTGGAGAATGGGGAGATCATTTGACATTGCAGGCAGCTGCTGATAAG GTTTGCTATGCAGAGATATTTGCTCTCATTCCCTAA
- the LOC112795909 gene encoding uncharacterized protein isoform X5: MESRRSKAMAAQKNGRRSNQERKMALIQDEQSRSGCTRTEKARHWRWISWDVLLTYCSRMQTLHPWCFCVFHFLTWHHINSTISFIEENNAGNAAAALMARLAPKAKDLPTTVFLLVKLTQRHLRLPGISMRRSGEWGDHLTLQAAADKGIAYAQSNVNKSKKKN, encoded by the exons ATGGAAAGTAGAAGGAGCAAAGCAATGGCTGCACAGAAAAATGGGCGTCGATcaaatcaagaaagaaaaatggctTTGATACAAGAT GAACAAAGTCGAAGTGGCTGCACTAGAACAGAAAAGGCTAGGCATTGGCGATGGATCAGTTGGGATGTTCTCCTCACTTATTGTTCGCGCATGCAG ACATTACATCCCTGGTGCTTTTGTGTGTTCCATTTTCTTACATGGCACCATATCAATTCAACCATCAGTTTCATAGAGGAGAACAATGCTGGTAATGCTGCTGCAGCTCTCATGGCTCGTCTCGCTCCGAAAGCAAAG GACTTGCCAACTACTGTGTTCCTGCTGGTGAAGCTTACACAAAGGCACTTGAGGTTGCCAGGAATATCAATGAGAAG GTCTGGAGAATGGGGAGATCATTTGACATTGCAGGCAGCTGCTGATAAG GGAATTGCATATGCTCAGTCCAATGTAAacaaatcaaagaagaagaactag
- the LOC112795909 gene encoding uncharacterized protein isoform X6, whose translation MESRRSKAMAAQKNGRRSNQERKMALIQDEQSRSGCTRTEKARHWRWISWDVLLTYCSRMQIPFIQMKISFIEENNAGNAAAALMARLAPKAKDLPTTVFLLVKLTQRHLRLPGISMRRSGEWGDHLTLQAAADKGIAYAQSNVNKSKKKN comes from the exons ATGGAAAGTAGAAGGAGCAAAGCAATGGCTGCACAGAAAAATGGGCGTCGATcaaatcaagaaagaaaaatggctTTGATACAAGAT GAACAAAGTCGAAGTGGCTGCACTAGAACAGAAAAGGCTAGGCATTGGCGATGGATCAGTTGGGATGTTCTCCTCACTTATTGTTCGCGCATGCAG ATTCCATTCATTCAGATGAAGATCag TTTCATAGAGGAGAACAATGCTGGTAATGCTGCTGCAGCTCTCATGGCTCGTCTCGCTCCGAAAGCAAAG GACTTGCCAACTACTGTGTTCCTGCTGGTGAAGCTTACACAAAGGCACTTGAGGTTGCCAGGAATATCAATGAGAAG GTCTGGAGAATGGGGAGATCATTTGACATTGCAGGCAGCTGCTGATAAG GGAATTGCATATGCTCAGTCCAATGTAAacaaatcaaagaagaagaactag
- the LOC112795909 gene encoding uncharacterized protein isoform X4: MESRRSKAMAAQKNGRRSNQERKMALIQDVDKLKRKLRHEENVHSILNTCFLSCQEQSRSGCTRTEKARHWRWISWDVLLTYCSRMQIPFIQMKISFIEENNAGNAAAALMARLAPKAKDLPTTVFLLVKLTQRHLRLPGISMRRSGEWGDHLTLQAAADKGIAYAQSNVNKSKKKN, from the exons ATGGAAAGTAGAAGGAGCAAAGCAATGGCTGCACAGAAAAATGGGCGTCGATcaaatcaagaaagaaaaatggctTTGATACAAGAT GTTGATAAATTGAAGAGAAAGCTGAGACATGAAGAGAATGTGCATAGTATACTTAAtacttgctttctttcttgtCAG GAACAAAGTCGAAGTGGCTGCACTAGAACAGAAAAGGCTAGGCATTGGCGATGGATCAGTTGGGATGTTCTCCTCACTTATTGTTCGCGCATGCAG ATTCCATTCATTCAGATGAAGATCag TTTCATAGAGGAGAACAATGCTGGTAATGCTGCTGCAGCTCTCATGGCTCGTCTCGCTCCGAAAGCAAAG GACTTGCCAACTACTGTGTTCCTGCTGGTGAAGCTTACACAAAGGCACTTGAGGTTGCCAGGAATATCAATGAGAAG GTCTGGAGAATGGGGAGATCATTTGACATTGCAGGCAGCTGCTGATAAG GGAATTGCATATGCTCAGTCCAATGTAAacaaatcaaagaagaagaactag
- the LOC112795909 gene encoding uncharacterized protein isoform X8, translating into MNKVEVAALEQKRLGIGDGSVGMFSSLIVRACSFLLLQQIPFIQMKISFIEENNAGNAAAALMARLAPKAKDLPTTVFLLVKLTQRHLRLPGISMRRSGEWGDHLTLQAAADKGIAYAQSNVNKSKKKN; encoded by the exons AT GAACAAAGTCGAAGTGGCTGCACTAGAACAGAAAAGGCTAGGCATTGGCGATGGATCAGTTGGGATGTTCTCCTCACTTATTGTTCGCGCATGCAG TTTTCTTCTGCTGCAGCAGATTCCATTCATTCAGATGAAGATCag TTTCATAGAGGAGAACAATGCTGGTAATGCTGCTGCAGCTCTCATGGCTCGTCTCGCTCCGAAAGCAAAG GACTTGCCAACTACTGTGTTCCTGCTGGTGAAGCTTACACAAAGGCACTTGAGGTTGCCAGGAATATCAATGAGAAG GTCTGGAGAATGGGGAGATCATTTGACATTGCAGGCAGCTGCTGATAAG GGAATTGCATATGCTCAGTCCAATGTAAacaaatcaaagaagaagaactag
- the LOC112795909 gene encoding uncharacterized protein isoform X7 produces MKRMCIVYLILAFFLVRNKVEVAALEQKRLGIGDGSVGMFSSLIVRACSFLLLQQIPFIQMKISFIEENNAGNAAAALMARLAPKAKDLPTTVFLLVKLTQRHLRLPGISMRRSGEWGDHLTLQAAADKGIAYAQSNVNKSKKKN; encoded by the exons ATGAAGAGAATGTGCATAGTATACTTAAtacttgctttctttcttgtCAG GAACAAAGTCGAAGTGGCTGCACTAGAACAGAAAAGGCTAGGCATTGGCGATGGATCAGTTGGGATGTTCTCCTCACTTATTGTTCGCGCATGCAG TTTTCTTCTGCTGCAGCAGATTCCATTCATTCAGATGAAGATCag TTTCATAGAGGAGAACAATGCTGGTAATGCTGCTGCAGCTCTCATGGCTCGTCTCGCTCCGAAAGCAAAG GACTTGCCAACTACTGTGTTCCTGCTGGTGAAGCTTACACAAAGGCACTTGAGGTTGCCAGGAATATCAATGAGAAG GTCTGGAGAATGGGGAGATCATTTGACATTGCAGGCAGCTGCTGATAAG GGAATTGCATATGCTCAGTCCAATGTAAacaaatcaaagaagaagaactag
- the LOC112795908 gene encoding uncharacterized GPI-anchored protein At1g61900 isoform X2 — protein MLINLHLFFFFLSLSSCAHESHSSRLDHLQSSVPQGNHVDFTLPEISPIGAPQPFLPLLAPSPLAPFTNTSIPKLSGLCVLNFTAAESLMSMTAIDCWEVFAPFLANVICCPQVEATLTILVGHSSKRTNVLALNGTTARHCLSDVEQILMGQGASANLRQICSIGTSNFTEASCPVKNVDEFHDMVDTSKLLTACEKVDPVKECCYQVCQNAILEAATTIASKGPDLMGIDALRVQTENSSRINDCKNIVLRWVASKLEPFQAKKVLRGLSNCHANKVCPLVFPDMKHVSKGCGDGISNKTACCHEMESYVSHLQKQSFITNLQALDCADTLAAKLKRSNITEDVYSLCHISLKDFSLQAAGCLLPSLPSDATFDSTSGISFLCDLNDNIPAPWPSTSQSTTSSCNKSVNIPALPAAASGQICLYSRNVLLFLFVALSFLRMIVA, from the exons ATGCTAATCAACCttcacctcttcttcttcttcctctctctctctagct GTGCACATGAGTCCCATAGCAGTAGATTAGATCATCTTCAAAGTTCTGTACCTCAGGGCAACCATGTCGATTTTACGCTGCCCGAAATCTCACCTATTGGTGCTCCGCAgccctttcttcctcttcttgcaCCTTCACCGTTGGCTCCATTCACGAATACCTCTATCCCAAAGTTATCAG GACTCTGTGTTTTGAACTTCACAGCTGCTGAAAGTTTGATGAGTATGACAGCAATTGATTGCTGGGAGGTTTTTGCACCGTTTCTGGCTAATGTAATATGTTGTCCCCAGGTGGAAGCGACTCTCACGATTCTGGTTGGTCATTCCAGTAAACGTACCAATGTACTGGCCTTGAATGGGACCACTGCCAGGCACTGCCTTTCGGATGTGGAGCAGATTTTGATGGGCCAAGGTGCCAGTGCTAATCTGAGGCAGATATGTTCAATTGGTACTTCAAATTTCACTGAGGCATCTTGCCCAGTGAAAAATGTGGATGAGTTTCATGACATGGTGGATACTTCTAAACTCCTTACTGCCTGTGAGAAAGTTGATCCAGTGAAAGAATGTTGCTACCAAGTTTGTCAGAATGCTATATTGGAAGCTGCAACAACAATTGCTTCAAAAGGTCCTGATCTTATGGGCATAGATGCACTGCGTGTTCAAACTGAGAACTCAAGTCGGATCAATGATTGTAAGAATATTGTCCTTCGGTGGGTAGCTAGCAAGCTCGAACCTTTTCAAGCAAAGAAAGTTCTCAGAGGGCTGTCTAATTGCCATGCTAACAAAG TTTGTCCACTGGTTTTCCCTGACATGAAGCATGTTTCCAAGGGTTGTGGGGATGGGATAAGTAACAAGACAGCCTGCTGTCATGAAATGGAAAGCTATGTGTCTCACTTGCAAAAGCAGAGCTTCATCACAAACTTGCAAGCTTTGGATTGTGCAGATACTTTGGCAGCCAAATTAAAACGATCAAATATTACTGAAGATGTTTATAGCCTGTGTCACATAAGCCTCAAGGATTTTTCCCTCCAAG CGGCTGGTTGTCTGTTGCCTAGCTTGCCTTCGGATGCTACATTTGATAGCACTTCTGGTATTAGTTTCCTTTGTGATCTAAATGACAATATCCCAGCTCCCTGGCCTTCCACCTCTCAGTCAACAACTTCATCATGCAATAAAT CTGTCAACATCCCTGCTCTTCCTGCAGCAGCATCCGGTCAAATTT GTCTCTACAGCCGAAATGTGCTGCTTTTCCTGTTTGTTGCTTTATCATTTCTCCGTATGATAGTCGCGTAA
- the LOC112795908 gene encoding uncharacterized GPI-anchored protein At1g61900 isoform X1, translating to MLINLHLFFFFLSLSSCAHESHSSRLDHLQSSVPQGNHVDFTLPEISPIGAPQPFLPLLAPSPLAPFTNTSIPKLSGLCVLNFTAAESLMSMTAIDCWEVFAPFLANVICCPQVEATLTILVGHSSKRTNVLALNGTTARHCLSDVEQILMGQGASANLRQICSIGTSNFTEASCPVKNVDEFHDMVDTSKLLTACEKVDPVKECCYQVCQNAILEAATTIASKGPDLMGIDALRVQTENSSRINDCKNIVLRWVASKLEPFQAKKVLRGLSNCHANKVCPLVFPDMKHVSKGCGDGISNKTACCHEMESYVSHLQKQSFITNLQALDCADTLAAKLKRSNITEDVYSLCHISLKDFSLQVGNQAAGCLLPSLPSDATFDSTSGISFLCDLNDNIPAPWPSTSQSTTSSCNKSVNIPALPAAASGQICLYSRNVLLFLFVALSFLRMIVA from the exons ATGCTAATCAACCttcacctcttcttcttcttcctctctctctctagct GTGCACATGAGTCCCATAGCAGTAGATTAGATCATCTTCAAAGTTCTGTACCTCAGGGCAACCATGTCGATTTTACGCTGCCCGAAATCTCACCTATTGGTGCTCCGCAgccctttcttcctcttcttgcaCCTTCACCGTTGGCTCCATTCACGAATACCTCTATCCCAAAGTTATCAG GACTCTGTGTTTTGAACTTCACAGCTGCTGAAAGTTTGATGAGTATGACAGCAATTGATTGCTGGGAGGTTTTTGCACCGTTTCTGGCTAATGTAATATGTTGTCCCCAGGTGGAAGCGACTCTCACGATTCTGGTTGGTCATTCCAGTAAACGTACCAATGTACTGGCCTTGAATGGGACCACTGCCAGGCACTGCCTTTCGGATGTGGAGCAGATTTTGATGGGCCAAGGTGCCAGTGCTAATCTGAGGCAGATATGTTCAATTGGTACTTCAAATTTCACTGAGGCATCTTGCCCAGTGAAAAATGTGGATGAGTTTCATGACATGGTGGATACTTCTAAACTCCTTACTGCCTGTGAGAAAGTTGATCCAGTGAAAGAATGTTGCTACCAAGTTTGTCAGAATGCTATATTGGAAGCTGCAACAACAATTGCTTCAAAAGGTCCTGATCTTATGGGCATAGATGCACTGCGTGTTCAAACTGAGAACTCAAGTCGGATCAATGATTGTAAGAATATTGTCCTTCGGTGGGTAGCTAGCAAGCTCGAACCTTTTCAAGCAAAGAAAGTTCTCAGAGGGCTGTCTAATTGCCATGCTAACAAAG TTTGTCCACTGGTTTTCCCTGACATGAAGCATGTTTCCAAGGGTTGTGGGGATGGGATAAGTAACAAGACAGCCTGCTGTCATGAAATGGAAAGCTATGTGTCTCACTTGCAAAAGCAGAGCTTCATCACAAACTTGCAAGCTTTGGATTGTGCAGATACTTTGGCAGCCAAATTAAAACGATCAAATATTACTGAAGATGTTTATAGCCTGTGTCACATAAGCCTCAAGGATTTTTCCCTCCAAG TTGGAAACCAAG CGGCTGGTTGTCTGTTGCCTAGCTTGCCTTCGGATGCTACATTTGATAGCACTTCTGGTATTAGTTTCCTTTGTGATCTAAATGACAATATCCCAGCTCCCTGGCCTTCCACCTCTCAGTCAACAACTTCATCATGCAATAAAT CTGTCAACATCCCTGCTCTTCCTGCAGCAGCATCCGGTCAAATTT GTCTCTACAGCCGAAATGTGCTGCTTTTCCTGTTTGTTGCTTTATCATTTCTCCGTATGATAGTCGCGTAA